The window TAAAATTAGTTAACAATATCAAGGAGTGATAATATGAATAAAATTATTATTGACGGTCATTTTGATTTATTAGTAGATGTATATGAGAAAAGAAAAAAGGGTAGAAAAAATGTAATATTAGAAGATCATTATCCTAAATTCAAAGAAGGTGGATTTAATGTTATAGTTTCTTCTCTTTTTATAGAGGAAAAGTATATTCCTGAAATGGCATTAAGAAATGCATTAGATCAGATTAGTTCATTATATTATGAAATTGAAGAATCTAATGGGAAAATAATGTTATGTAAAAATGTAGAAGACATATTATATGCTGTAAATAATGATAAATTAGGAATAATGCTATCTTTTGAAGGATTAGAACCTATTGGAAATGATCTTTATCTTTTAAAGGTTTTTTATGAATTAGGAGTAAGATTTGCGGGTTTAGTATGGAGTAGAAGAAATTATGTGGCAGATGGTTGTTATTTTTCTGAAAAAGAAGAAGGAATTAAAGGTGGATTAACAGCTTTTGGAGTTAAAGTGTTGAGAGAAATAGAAAAATTACATATGATAATAGATGTGAGTCATTTAAATGATGAAGGATTTTGGGATGTAATAAAATTTTCTAATTCACCAATTATAGCTTCGCATTCTAATGTTAGAAATATTTTCAAATCAATGAGAAATTTAACTGATGATCAAATAAAAGCTATATCAGGAACTGGAGGAGTTATAGGTATAAATGCTAGCGGCTCTTTTGTAAGTAATGATCCTAAAGAAAATAATGCAGAAGGTTTAGTAAAACATATTAATTATATATCTAAATTAGTAGGAGTAGAACATGTGGGTATAGGATTTGATTTTTGTGATATGTTTAGAGATAGTCATAAAGATTCTTTAAATGGACATCATGAGTTAAATATATTTATAGAGACGCTAGAAAAACATGGTTATAATGAAAAAGAAATAAACATGATTTTAGGAGAAAATTTCTTAAGAGTATATAACGAGGTATTAAAATAAAGGAGCTTTTCGCTCCTTTATTTTATAATTTTGATATATTAAATTTAATAGGTGTAGGATTTTGAAGATTATCAGATACAGGACATCTTTCTTCTATTTTATTCAACCATTGTTTTAATGTTTCTTCATCAGCATCAGTTTCTGCGTTTATTGATACATTAATTTGTACAAATCCTGTTCTATCTTTAGAGGGTTTTCCCGTAAATTTTGCAGGGTTTAAATCTCCATCAATATTTATTTCCATTTTTTTGAGTTCAAACCCCATTTCTTTTGCAACTAAATGGCCGACAACGTTTAAACAACCTGCTAACGCAGCTAATAAATATTCAACAGGAGTTGCACCATCATTTGTACCTCCAAGATTTTCTGGTTCGTCTATTATCATCTTGAAATTACGAGCATTAATAACTGTTTTTGTTGGATTCTCACTTACTGAATTAATTTTAAAATTAGCAAATGCCATTATTTCACCTCACGATTAATTATGATTGTTTTTATCCGAATTAATTATACTTTATGTATATTACATACTAATGTGAATATATTAACATATATTAATTAAACGATTAAATAAAAATGAATACATTAATATGGTATACTATTAGTAACAATCATGGAGGTGAAAAAATGAAAGTTTTAGTAACGGGTTTTGATCCTTTTGGAGGAGAAAAAATTAATCCTTCTTTTGAAGCAGTAAAAAGATTACCCGATAAAATCCAAAATGCAGAAATTATTAAATTAGAAGTTCCTACAGTATTTTATAAGTCTATAGAAATATTAAGAAGTAAAATGTGTGAAATTCAGCCAGATATAGTTATATGTACAGGACAAGCGGGTGGAAGATCTCATATTTCTGTTGAAAGAGTAGCCATAAATATTGATGATGCAAAAATAGAGGATAATGAAGGTAACAAACCAATAGATAAACCAATATTTTTTGATGGTGAGAATGCATACTTTTCTAATTTACCAATAAAAAAGATAGTTGAAGGCATAAAAGAAATAGGAATACCAGTGGAAATATCAAATTCTGCAGGGACATTTGTTTGTAATCATTTATTATATGGCTTGATGTATTATATACAAAAGGATTTTAAAAAGACATTAGGTGGGTTTATACATGTACCTTATTTACCTGAACAAGTACTAGAAAAAAGGAATACTCCAAGTATGTCATTGGATAATATTGTGAGGGCTTTAGAAAAAGCTGTTGAAGTGTCAATAATTAAATAAATATAGAATAGGAGGAAACATGAATAAAAGTCAATGGATAAAAGTATTTCAAAATATAGAATTTTGGAGAGACAGCATAGTTGAATCATTCAATAAATTAAATATAAATGTAACTGAGATTGAAAATACTATTCCAGGTACTCATGCCGTCTTTAAAGTGAATAAAAAATACATAATAAAGATTTATTGGCCTAAATTTGAAAAAGATTATTTTGTGGAAAATGAGATTTTAAACATTTTAGGAAACAAGAGAATACCTAAAAAATTATATTCTGGGAAAACTTTAGTAAAAAATAATGAATATAATGTATTAATTGAAACATTTATTGAAGGAACACCCGTTAAATATTATTATGAAAATAATAAAAATATTATGAATAATAATATATTGAAAGATTTAGCTTCTACAGTAAAATATATTCATAATACTGATTATAGTAAACTGAATAGCATTAGTATTGATAATTGGAAAGAATTTTATATAAATAGAAAAGAAGAAGTGTTTGAACAATTGGATAAATATAATTTTTTATCTGATAATTTGAAATTATATTTAAAAAGAAAATTTGAGAAATTAGAATTTCATGAATTCAAATTAATAAACGCAGATTTAACAGAAGATCATATTTTAATAGATTTAGATGATAAAGAATATAGATTTAAAGGTCTAATCGATTTAGCAGATTCCAAAGTCGCTCCAATAGAATATGAATGGATTGCATTATATTATAGTGGGTTTAATAAAAATATGAAACTATTTAAAGAATTTTTGAAGTATTATGATTCAAGCATAGAAATAAATTCTGAATTTTTTGATAATTTATTAAATTTTACTTTTTTACATCAATTTGGTCACGAAATTATAATGGATTTATTTAAAGATATATCTTTTGTTTTTAACACGCCGAATGATTTAAAAGATTTTCTTTTTCATAATTATAATTAATATAGTAATAATAAATCCCCCAAATTATTG of the Marinitoga litoralis genome contains:
- a CDS encoding dipeptidase, with the protein product MNKIIIDGHFDLLVDVYEKRKKGRKNVILEDHYPKFKEGGFNVIVSSLFIEEKYIPEMALRNALDQISSLYYEIEESNGKIMLCKNVEDILYAVNNDKLGIMLSFEGLEPIGNDLYLLKVFYELGVRFAGLVWSRRNYVADGCYFSEKEEGIKGGLTAFGVKVLREIEKLHMIIDVSHLNDEGFWDVIKFSNSPIIASHSNVRNIFKSMRNLTDDQIKAISGTGGVIGINASGSFVSNDPKENNAEGLVKHINYISKLVGVEHVGIGFDFCDMFRDSHKDSLNGHHELNIFIETLEKHGYNEKEINMILGENFLRVYNEVLK
- a CDS encoding OsmC family protein — protein: MAFANFKINSVSENPTKTVINARNFKMIIDEPENLGGTNDGATPVEYLLAALAGCLNVVGHLVAKEMGFELKKMEINIDGDLNPAKFTGKPSKDRTGFVQINVSINAETDADEETLKQWLNKIEERCPVSDNLQNPTPIKFNISKL
- the pcp gene encoding pyroglutamyl-peptidase I yields the protein MKVLVTGFDPFGGEKINPSFEAVKRLPDKIQNAEIIKLEVPTVFYKSIEILRSKMCEIQPDIVICTGQAGGRSHISVERVAINIDDAKIEDNEGNKPIDKPIFFDGENAYFSNLPIKKIVEGIKEIGIPVEISNSAGTFVCNHLLYGLMYYIQKDFKKTLGGFIHVPYLPEQVLEKRNTPSMSLDNIVRALEKAVEVSIIK
- a CDS encoding phosphotransferase, with translation MNKSQWIKVFQNIEFWRDSIVESFNKLNINVTEIENTIPGTHAVFKVNKKYIIKIYWPKFEKDYFVENEILNILGNKRIPKKLYSGKTLVKNNEYNVLIETFIEGTPVKYYYENNKNIMNNNILKDLASTVKYIHNTDYSKLNSISIDNWKEFYINRKEEVFEQLDKYNFLSDNLKLYLKRKFEKLEFHEFKLINADLTEDHILIDLDDKEYRFKGLIDLADSKVAPIEYEWIALYYSGFNKNMKLFKEFLKYYDSSIEINSEFFDNLLNFTFLHQFGHEIIMDLFKDISFVFNTPNDLKDFLFHNYN